The genomic DNA TGTACCAGTCGCCGTCGTAGCGCGAGCCGATGCTGCCGGTCAGATAGCTGCGGGCGGCGCTCCAGTTGCCGCCGCGGTAGTAGCCGAGGACGGTGTCCATCTCCGACCTGTGGGACTGGAGCATGTACCGGACGGCCAGGTAGCCCCACCGGTAGACGCGCGTCTGGTCATGGCTGTACGTGGTGTCGAACAGCGTGCTGAGCGCGTAGGTGCGCCGGCCCGCCTCCGTGATGGCGGCGTCGTAGCGCAGATTGCGGTACGAGTAGGACACGTACTCCGCGAAGCCCTCGATCCACCAGATCGTCGGGGTGGAGACGTTGGCGGTGAAGTCGCCGTACATGTTGAAGCGGCCGTCGAGGTAGTGCGTGTACTCGTGGTTGAGGTTCCAGATCTCGAACGCGGGCCGCACCCACTCGGCCTCGTAGGCGATGAACCGGGGCTGGTTGCCGGCGGCCGCGGGGTCCCCTTCCAGATACATGCCGCCGTTGTTGGTGTCGATGCCGAACATCGCGCCCGCATAGGTCTGGTAGTCGGTGCTGGAGTCGAACGCGACCACCTCCAGGGTGGTGTTGCGGTCCCCCGCGACCGGCCCGCTGTCGCGCGCGATGCCGTGGAAGTAGGCGTCCTGGTTGGCCAGGCTGGCGCACGACTCGCCGAGCTGCGCCGCGGTCATGTCCTGGGCGCGGATGCGCAGGCTGCCGCTGCACGTGTGGTTGATCGGCAGCACGGCCGCGGCCAGCCGCTCCTGGAGGTTGCAGGTGCCGTAGTACCCGCAGTTGGCCTTGTCGTAGAAGTCGGCCATCTCGGCGAAGCCGACCCACAGCGGCGCGGTCCTGCCGGTCATGGAGCTCTGGCCGAGCAGCCCCGCGCCCTTCGGGCGCACGTCGGGCTGGAGCGCGGAGTGCTGGAGGAACCGGCCCAGTTCGCGGCCGGCGTTGGAGGTCAGATAGCCGCGGTCGGTGCCGAGCAGGCCGACGTGGCCGGAGGCGAAGTCGTACAGCGTGGTGAGCACGCTGCGGTCGGAGGTGACCGCGCTGACGAACTCCGGCACCTGGTGGCCGCGGAAGAGCACCGTGTAGACGCTGTTGACGGCGTTGAGCATCCACCAGGAGCCGTCGTACGAGCTGTTGTAGCCGGTCAGCAGCCGCTTGACCACGTGCAGATAGCGGGCGTTCTCCTCGGCGCTGTCGATGAGGATCACCGCCTCGGCGAGGGTCTCGCCGTTGGCGTCGCTGACGTCGAAGGCGTGGCTGCTCGCGAAGAACGCGTCCAGGCCCGACCGGATCGCGGTCTTCAGGCCCTGGCCGTACGGGCCGACGGTGGACTCGTTGTACCAGTGCACGTAATAGCCCGCGCGCAGGTAGAGCACCAACTGCGGCATGCCCGTGCTGCTGTTGCCGGGGTAGGCCGACGAGCCGTCGCGCAGCGCGTACGCGACGCTCGTCATCTGCGCCTCGCGGAAGGCGTAGTAGGCGTCGCCGCCGGTCAGGCTGAACAGCGTGTTGATGCAGTCGGTGGTCGACGCCCTGATCTGGGCGACCAGGGCGCTGCCGGTGCGGCTGGTGAAGTCGCCGGTGCTGCACGCGGCGGCGGCCGCGTCGGCGCCGGCCCCGCCCTTCCCTGCGGCGCTCTTGCCGGGCGCGTTCCTCCCGGCCGCCTTCATCGACGGCCGGGCGCGCTCGGCCGAGGTCGCTGGGCCGTCGTAGTCGCGCTTCAGTTCGTCCTTCGACGCGGACAGCGGCGCGCGCTGCCGCGGCTTGAGCGGGTCCTTCCCGACGTGCTCGGGCTCGTCGCCGTCCTGCGCGACGGCCGAGGACTGCGGGGGTGGCTGCGCCGTTCCGTTCCGCTCCTGCGCCTGCGGCCGCTCCTGCGACTGCGCCTGTGCCGCGGGGCGTTCGGGTGCCGTACGGGCCTGCGCCTGTGTGGCGAGCAGCCCCGTGCCCAGGCTGAGGGTCACAGCCAGGACGAGGAGTCCTGATCCCCGCCGTCCCATCGGTCTCGGTCTCACTTGCCGCCTCCCGGGTTACGAGATTCTTGGCATGAACACGTGCATGACGGTGCAGTAATATGTCACACATCACATGTCCGAGGAAGACGTCGCGCAGGAAGTCGTGGCTCACCTCTTCTTCCGGGCGTCGAGTTCGATGGCGAGCGGGGTGGCGGTGAAGACCGAGGAGTACGTGCCCGCGGCGATGCCGACGAGGAGCGCGAGCGCGAAGTCGGTGAGGGCGCCGCCGCCGAGCAGCGCCAGCGCGGCGAGGATGAAGACGGCGCCCATACCGGTGTTCACCGTGCGCGGCAGGGTCTGCAGGATCGCCGTGTTCGCGGCGGTGCGGAACGGCTTGCGGCGGTCGGCGGCGACGAGTTCGCGGACGCGGTCGTACAGGACGACGGAGTCGTTGACGGAGTAGCCGATGACGGTGAGCAGGGCGGCGAGGAAGATGCCGTCGATGGGCTTGCCGAGCCAGGCGAAGACGCCGACGAGGATCACCGCGTCGTGGACGAGCGCCGCGACCGCGGAGGTGGCGTACGTCCAGCGGAAGCGGACGGCGAGATAGACCAGTTGGGCGGCCAGGGCGACGCCGAGCGCGATGAGCGCGCCGGTGCGCAGCTCCTCGCCGAGGCTGGGCCCGATCATCTCGTCGCGGACCATCTCCGCGCCGCCGCCCAGCTCGTCCACCGCGGCGGTGACCTCGGCCGCCTCGTCGTCGGAGAGTTCTTCCGTACGGACGCTCAGCTCGCCGTCGCCCGAGGTGTTGACGACGGCGCGCGGGTGCCCGGCGTCGGCGAGCGCGGCGCGGGCGTCGTCGGCGTCGACCGGCTGCGTGGTGGCGTACTCGATGAGCCGGCCGCCGGTGAACTCCACGCCGAAGTCCAGCCCGCGGACCACGATGCCGCTGCCGGCCAGCAGCAGGGCGATGCCGGAGAGCGCGAGCCAGCGGCGCGAGTGGCGCAGGAGCTTCGGGTCGCGCCGGACCAGCCAGGACCGCACCCGGCCGTGGCCCGCGATCCCGGAGCGGCCGGGGCGTACCCGCAGGGCGCGGCGGCCCGCGGCGTACTCGGCGAGGACCCGGGTGACGACCAGCGCGCTGAACATCGAGGCCAGCACGCCGATCGCGAGCGTGACGCCGAAGCCGCGCACGGGTCCCGAGGCCAGGAAGAAGAGCAGCCCGGCGGCGATGAGCGTGGTGACGTTGGAGTCGGCGATGGCGCTGAACGCCTTGCGGAACCCGCCGGCCAGGGCGGTACGCACGGTGGGCCGCCGGCCGGCGGCGTACTCCTCCCTGGCCCGCTCGAAGACCAGCACGTTCGCGTCCACGGCCATGCCGATGGCCAGCACGAAGCCGGCGAGCCCGGGCAGCGTGAGGGTGGCCCCGAGGGCGGCCAGGGCGGCGTACGAGATCAGCGCGTAGCAGGCGAGGGCGACGATGGCCAGGAAGCCCAGCAGCCGGTAGACGACGATGATGAACACCGAGGTGAGGGCGGCGCCGATGAGCGCGGCCCAGGCGCTGGCGGAGATGGCCTCGGCGCCGAGGGTCGGGCCGACGGTGCGCTGCTCGACGGTCTCCAGCGGCATGGGAAGGGCGCCGCCGTTGACGAGCAGGGCGAGTTCGCGGGCCTCGTCGCGGCCGAAGTCGCCGGTGATCTGGGTGGAGCCACCGGTGATGCCGGTGCGGCAGCCGACGCCGGGGTCGACCTGGGGCGAGGAGATGACCTTGCCGTCGAGGACGATGGCGATGCGCCGCGCCGGATCGCCGGGGGGCGCGCAGGCGGCGGCGCCGGTCAGCGCGGCCCACCCGGAGTCGCCGTCGCCGTCGAAGCCGACGGTGACGAACCAGCCGCGGGCCTGCTGGGTGTCGAAGAGCGCCTCGGCGTCGGCGACGTCGGCGCCGGTGAGCGCGGCGGGCCCGAGGCGCAGCGGCTGCCCGGCCTC from Streptomyces sp. CMB-StM0423 includes the following:
- a CDS encoding M9 family metallopeptidase, whose protein sequence is MGRRGSGLLVLAVTLSLGTGLLATQAQARTAPERPAAQAQSQERPQAQERNGTAQPPPQSSAVAQDGDEPEHVGKDPLKPRQRAPLSASKDELKRDYDGPATSAERARPSMKAAGRNAPGKSAAGKGGAGADAAAAACSTGDFTSRTGSALVAQIRASTTDCINTLFSLTGGDAYYAFREAQMTSVAYALRDGSSAYPGNSSTGMPQLVLYLRAGYYVHWYNESTVGPYGQGLKTAIRSGLDAFFASSHAFDVSDANGETLAEAVILIDSAEENARYLHVVKRLLTGYNSSYDGSWWMLNAVNSVYTVLFRGHQVPEFVSAVTSDRSVLTTLYDFASGHVGLLGTDRGYLTSNAGRELGRFLQHSALQPDVRPKGAGLLGQSSMTGRTAPLWVGFAEMADFYDKANCGYYGTCNLQERLAAAVLPINHTCSGSLRIRAQDMTAAQLGESCASLANQDAYFHGIARDSGPVAGDRNTTLEVVAFDSSTDYQTYAGAMFGIDTNNGGMYLEGDPAAAGNQPRFIAYEAEWVRPAFEIWNLNHEYTHYLDGRFNMYGDFTANVSTPTIWWIEGFAEYVSYSYRNLRYDAAITEAGRRTYALSTLFDTTYSHDQTRVYRWGYLAVRYMLQSHRSEMDTVLGYYRGGNWSAARSYLTGSIGSRYDGDWYTWLTACAAGECGGGGGGGGITECTGADTRQMDRNCRRSGVTARAGDYAYFYLYVPAGTRQLKITSEGGTGNADLYYNSSTWATTGSYTSRSMGPGNSETLTVSNPQAGYHYLTLVAATDFGGATVTTEY
- the secD gene encoding protein translocase subunit SecD, whose amino-acid sequence is MTRATRVRAVLALAVLALSVTVAALVPVHLGLDLRGGTQIVLEARDSDAAKADADTTDHTLEVLRNRVDALGVTEPTLTRSGDDRIIVDLPGVQDPREAADLLGRTAQLTFHPVLGTADGTAADGKAADGKEADGKEADGKAADGKVLRDEAGQPLRLGPAALTGADVADAEALFDTQQARGWFVTVGFDGDGDSGWAALTGAAACAPPGDPARRIAIVLDGKVISSPQVDPGVGCRTGITGGSTQITGDFGRDEARELALLVNGGALPMPLETVEQRTVGPTLGAEAISASAWAALIGAALTSVFIIVVYRLLGFLAIVALACYALISYAALAALGATLTLPGLAGFVLAIGMAVDANVLVFERAREEYAAGRRPTVRTALAGGFRKAFSAIADSNVTTLIAAGLLFFLASGPVRGFGVTLAIGVLASMFSALVVTRVLAEYAAGRRALRVRPGRSGIAGHGRVRSWLVRRDPKLLRHSRRWLALSGIALLLAGSGIVVRGLDFGVEFTGGRLIEYATTQPVDADDARAALADAGHPRAVVNTSGDGELSVRTEELSDDEAAEVTAAVDELGGGAEMVRDEMIGPSLGEELRTGALIALGVALAAQLVYLAVRFRWTYATSAVAALVHDAVILVGVFAWLGKPIDGIFLAALLTVIGYSVNDSVVLYDRVRELVAADRRKPFRTAANTAILQTLPRTVNTGMGAVFILAALALLGGGALTDFALALLVGIAAGTYSSVFTATPLAIELDARKKR